A window of the Brachyspira suanatina genome harbors these coding sequences:
- a CDS encoding DnaA ATPase domain-containing protein, with protein MKRMLKLQIADSSYCLLSYKKHLEELKKTAREGKDPHCTKCDEFGFVIGSNPDTSSKKNLLPIICHCVSDEKSKLERKIEELETTIKKYNMAFSQLDNDMTLNIFAERFNQTDLINSIKKYLDLGSMNSLYIEGESGTGKTTMLKMLWQIYAINDIKPLYMRASIFEDMHKNLFNKNAQDRDLKSSIDAKIDNIKFADIIMIDDIDSVGFHYAAEGYYKLFDKIRELEKTVILTSNKSYSNLMNSLNIKTRKDNIDEIKGRLTSRLKNLNIIELEMQKSKELITA; from the coding sequence ATGAAGCGTATGCTAAAATTGCAAATTGCGGATAGCAGTTATTGCCTTCTTAGCTATAAAAAACATTTGGAAGAATTGAAAAAAACGGCAAGAGAAGGCAAAGACCCTCACTGCACAAAATGCGATGAGTTTGGATTTGTTATAGGCAGCAATCCTGATACATCTTCTAAAAAAAATCTACTTCCTATTATATGTCATTGCGTGAGCGATGAAAAGAGTAAGCTGGAAAGGAAAATAGAAGAGCTGGAAACAACAATAAAAAAATACAATATGGCATTTAGTCAATTGGACAATGATATGACATTAAATATTTTTGCAGAAAGATTTAATCAAACGGATTTAATCAATTCTATAAAAAAATATTTAGACTTAGGAAGTATGAACTCTCTATATATTGAAGGAGAAAGCGGAACAGGTAAAACTACAATGCTTAAAATGTTATGGCAGATATATGCTATTAATGATATCAAGCCATTGTATATGAGAGCATCTATTTTTGAAGATATGCATAAAAATTTATTCAATAAAAATGCTCAGGACAGAGATTTGAAATCAAGTATAGATGCCAAAATAGATAATATAAAATTTGCAGATATTATTATGATAGATGATATTGACAGCGTAGGTTTTCATTATGCGGCTGAAGGCTATTATAAACTATTTGATAAAATCAGAGAATTAGAAAAAACAGTGATACTAACATCAAATAAAAGCTACAGCAACTTAATGAACAGTCTAAATATTAAAACAAGAAAAGATAATATTGATGAAATCAAAGGCAGGCTTACAAGCAGATTAAAGAACTTGAATATTATAGAACTTGAAATGCAAAAGTCTAAGGAGCTTATAACAGCATAG
- a CDS encoding single-stranded DNA-binding protein, translating to MTDHNGVTLIGRLTADPQRKYSQGGKEISEFSIANNYYISTKNTTEVNYFDIVAFDKLAETANKYLTKGKQVCISGTLRQERWQDKNTNTTRSKVRIIMQSMQMLADKKDSNNTAENNSQEDDEEVPF from the coding sequence ATGACAGATCATAATGGTGTAACATTAATAGGAAGATTGACTGCTGATCCTCAGAGAAAGTATAGCCAAGGCGGAAAAGAAATTTCCGAGTTCTCTATAGCAAATAATTATTATATAAGTACAAAAAATACTACAGAAGTAAATTATTTCGATATAGTGGCATTTGATAAACTTGCAGAAACGGCAAATAAATATCTTACAAAAGGAAAGCAGGTTTGTATAAGCGGAACACTAAGGCAGGAAAGGTGGCAGGATAAAAACACAAACACTACTAGATCTAAGGTGAGAATTATTATGCAGTCAATGCAGATGCTTGCTGATAAAAAAGATTCTAATAATACAGCAGAAAATAATAGTCAGGAAGATGATGAAGAGGTACCGTTTTAA
- a CDS encoding HNH endonuclease: MRSNEKAYKRYKSKKWRALRESFLNKNPLCKNFPECHNFAEHVDHIKRIESEDDPLFYDESNLQALCKRCHSRKTAKEDGAFGNKKKDY, from the coding sequence ATGCGAAGTAATGAAAAAGCATATAAAAGATATAAAAGTAAAAAATGGCGTGCATTGAGAGAAAGTTTTTTAAATAAAAATCCGCTTTGTAAAAACTTTCCTGAATGCCATAACTTTGCTGAACATGTGGACCATATAAAAAGAATAGAAAGCGAAGATGATCCATTATTTTATGATGAGAGCAACTTGCAGGCTTTGTGCAAAAGATGCCATTCCAGAAAAACAGCAAAAGAAGATGGAGCTTTTGGAAATAAAAAGAAAGATTATTAA
- a CDS encoding DNA-formamidopyrimidine glycosylase family protein, whose translation MKELPNLITLINSIKSEICYSYINKIVAIDKQYKEMEDIEGQKIIDVLRYGGYMHFQFSQDAMLVDLGPNGSFVLTEDDDYENSILKLETDHGNFFVVDDGKDKNEITKIIPIWKDSTTMPQIGYDPLTKQFNYNLFCQLLADNDTTVEKLIKNPLILSGIGNVYGDMILKKASITKKTKTSDVTKVKAREIFDAIKQVLREASGNTEEDDGDPSEEE comes from the coding sequence ATGAAAGAACTGCCAAATTTAATTACATTAATAAACTCAATCAAAAGTGAAATTTGCTATTCTTATATAAATAAAATAGTAGCCATAGATAAACAATACAAAGAAATGGAAGATATAGAAGGACAGAAAATAATAGATGTACTCAGATACGGAGGATATATGCATTTTCAGTTTTCTCAAGATGCTATGCTTGTAGATTTAGGGCCAAACGGCTCTTTTGTATTAACTGAAGATGATGATTATGAAAACAGTATATTAAAATTAGAAACAGATCATGGTAATTTCTTCGTTGTAGATGATGGTAAAGATAAGAATGAAATTACTAAAATAATACCTATTTGGAAAGATTCTACTACTATGCCTCAAATAGGGTATGATCCTCTTACTAAACAATTCAATTACAATTTATTTTGTCAATTATTAGCGGATAATGATACAACAGTAGAAAAACTTATAAAAAACCCATTAATATTGAGCGGAATAGGTAATGTATATGGTGATATGATATTGAAGAAGGCATCTATTACTAAAAAAACTAAAACATCAGATGTAACTAAAGTAAAAGCAAGAGAAATATTTGATGCTATAAAACAAGTTCTAAGAGAAGCTTCTGGAAATACAGAAGAAGATGACGGAGATCCTTCAGAAGAGGAATAA
- a CDS encoding ATP-dependent helicase → MDILENVSEVQREGILHTGSPLLLLAGAGSGKTLVITRKIAYLINELEVAPENIMAVTFTNKAAHEMKERVCSLLPDIKPSRLFIRTFHSACLRILKENAHFLGYKSNFLILDEGDKASVIKRIMKEEEVPKSIGQKLITRFISNVKNGMDDGIVFDRDIFENVYKKYTEYEFNENVMDFDDLILNTIKLFEQENKVLNYYRNRFKYILVDEFQDTNPQQYKLIKLLTQDADNDLTVVGDDDQSIYAFRGADVLNILDFEKDYPNTKIVRLEENYRCPKDIVEAALSVIKNNSNRHEKNVFSNKPNEFKIENWICYSDLEEARSVVNEIESLFDNGFEARDIVVLFRTNSQSRAYEKELRLHSINYKIVGGVGFFERIEIKDSISFLRLMTGFGDNFSVRRTINVPPRGIGEKSFSNFETFANSRKLTLYNAIDYIDESGLSKKAILNIKAYKNIIEEYAVKIKEDIINEEGIHIELLFFEFLKDIDYFSIFKGDGNERVITAEENIKELFRGFYDYKSMEPNATLITFLEENTLYRDLTTNDDKEDYVILMTIHNAKGLEFDVVFMTGMEQGVFPHYFSLEEENGIDEERRLCYVGITRARRKLYLTYSKKRRVSTGIMEQIPSSFLMEIPKKLMLIKEKANYYSGNYMDIDEDAFDY, encoded by the coding sequence ATGGATATACTTGAAAATGTGAGCGAAGTTCAAAGAGAAGGAATATTGCATACCGGAAGTCCGCTTCTTCTCTTAGCTGGTGCAGGAAGCGGTAAAACTTTAGTTATTACCAGAAAAATAGCTTATCTTATTAATGAACTTGAGGTCGCTCCTGAAAATATAATGGCTGTAACTTTTACCAACAAAGCAGCACATGAAATGAAAGAGAGAGTATGCAGTCTGCTTCCAGATATAAAGCCAAGCAGATTATTTATAAGAACTTTTCACTCTGCATGTTTAAGAATATTGAAAGAGAATGCACATTTTTTGGGATATAAATCTAATTTTCTAATTTTAGATGAAGGAGATAAGGCTTCTGTCATTAAAAGAATAATGAAGGAAGAAGAAGTGCCAAAAAGTATAGGACAGAAACTTATAACAAGATTTATATCTAATGTAAAAAATGGAATGGATGACGGTATAGTTTTCGACAGAGATATTTTTGAAAATGTTTATAAAAAATATACAGAGTATGAATTTAATGAAAATGTAATGGATTTTGATGATTTAATTTTAAATACTATAAAATTATTTGAACAAGAAAATAAAGTTTTGAATTATTATAGAAACAGATTTAAATATATATTAGTAGATGAGTTTCAGGACACTAATCCTCAGCAGTATAAATTAATAAAATTATTAACTCAAGATGCAGATAATGATTTAACGGTTGTAGGCGATGATGATCAGAGTATATATGCATTCAGAGGTGCGGACGTTTTGAACATACTTGATTTTGAAAAAGATTATCCTAATACAAAGATAGTTCGTCTTGAAGAGAATTACAGATGTCCTAAGGATATTGTAGAAGCTGCTTTGAGTGTTATAAAAAATAATAGTAATCGTCATGAAAAGAATGTATTTTCTAATAAGCCTAATGAGTTTAAAATAGAAAATTGGATTTGCTATAGTGATTTAGAAGAGGCTAGAAGTGTAGTTAATGAAATAGAATCTTTATTTGATAATGGATTTGAAGCAAGGGATATTGTTGTATTATTTAGGACAAACAGCCAGTCTAGAGCTTATGAAAAGGAGTTAAGGCTTCATTCTATAAATTATAAAATAGTTGGAGGAGTTGGATTCTTTGAACGTATTGAGATAAAAGATTCAATTTCTTTTTTAAGACTTATGACTGGTTTCGGAGATAATTTCAGTGTAAGGCGTACTATAAATGTTCCGCCTAGAGGAATAGGGGAGAAGAGCTTCAGCAATTTTGAAACTTTTGCAAATAGCAGAAAATTAACCCTTTATAATGCTATTGATTATATTGATGAATCAGGGCTTTCTAAAAAAGCTATTTTGAATATAAAGGCATACAAAAATATTATAGAAGAATATGCTGTGAAAATAAAAGAAGATATCATAAATGAAGAAGGTATTCATATAGAATTATTATTCTTTGAGTTTTTAAAAGATATAGATTATTTTTCAATATTTAAAGGCGATGGTAATGAGAGAGTAATAACAGCAGAAGAGAATATTAAAGAACTTTTCAGAGGTTTTTATGATTATAAATCAATGGAGCCTAATGCTACACTCATAACATTCTTAGAGGAAAATACTTTGTACAGAGATTTAACTACTAATGATGATAAAGAAGATTATGTAATATTGATGACTATTCATAATGCTAAGGGTTTGGAATTTGATGTTGTATTTATGACTGGAATGGAGCAGGGAGTTTTTCCTCATTATTTTTCGCTTGAAGAAGAAAATGGTATTGATGAAGAGAGAAGGCTTTGCTATGTAGGCATAACAAGGGCAAGGAGAAAACTTTATCTCACATACTCAAAAAAACGAAGGGTAAGCACTGGTATAATGGAGCAGATTCCTTCTTCATTCTTAATGGAAATACCTAAAAAGTTAATGCTGATAAAAGAAAAAGCTAATTATTATTCTGGAAATTATATGGATATAGATGAAGATGCTTTTGATTATTAA
- a CDS encoding fumarylacetoacetate hydrolase family protein, translating to MKFISFVEWNNTESVGILSKDGNKVIAISEIISDFKCNNNPMIQLINMINENSDILNKLKYAEENFERAYSIENVKILSPIRKPIHDIICVGVNYSDHLGEIKKDMKDFKEVKAPVYFSKRAIEIIGFGDKIKARFDLDECLDYEVELAVIIGKTAKDIKPEEVNDYIFGYSIFNDISSRNIQKEHSQWYKGKSLDSYSAMGPCIVHKDDFKLPLELNIKSILSDEVRQSSNTKYMIHDINYLVSDISKGMTLEAGDIIATGTPGGVGMSFNPPKYMKKGDKIICSIENIGELINFAE from the coding sequence ATGAAATTCATATCTTTTGTTGAATGGAATAATACGGAGTCTGTAGGTATATTAAGCAAGGATGGAAATAAAGTTATTGCTATAAGTGAAATAATATCTGATTTCAAATGCAATAATAACCCTATGATACAATTAATAAACATGATCAATGAAAACAGCGACATTTTAAATAAATTGAAATATGCTGAAGAAAATTTTGAGAGAGCATACTCTATAGAAAATGTTAAAATATTATCTCCTATAAGAAAGCCAATTCATGATATTATATGCGTAGGTGTGAATTATAGTGATCATTTAGGTGAAATAAAAAAGGATATGAAAGATTTTAAGGAAGTTAAAGCACCTGTATACTTTTCTAAAAGGGCCATAGAAATAATTGGTTTCGGCGATAAAATAAAAGCAAGATTCGATTTAGATGAATGCCTTGACTATGAGGTTGAATTAGCTGTAATTATAGGAAAAACTGCAAAAGATATAAAACCTGAAGAAGTTAATGATTATATATTTGGATACAGCATATTCAACGATATATCTTCTAGAAATATACAAAAAGAACATTCTCAGTGGTATAAAGGAAAAAGTTTGGATTCATACAGTGCTATGGGACCTTGCATAGTTCATAAAGATGATTTTAAATTACCTCTAGAACTAAATATAAAAAGTATTCTAAGTGATGAAGTAAGACAATCTTCAAATACTAAATATATGATTCATGATATAAATTATTTAGTGTCTGATATATCAAAAGGTATGACTTTAGAAGCAGGAGATATAATTGCCACAGGAACCCCTGGAGGTGTTGGAATGTCTTTTAATCCTCCTAAATACATGAAAAAAGGAGATAAGATAATTTGCTCTATAGAAAATATTGGCGAGCTTATAAATTTCGCCGAGTAA
- a CDS encoding sigma-70 family RNA polymerase sigma factor: MTLQEKKQYDFNIIKEWKKITNEEESIIMRNKILINLKLLVYKVVNSLYYIKSFEKEELINIGFMGLIKGLNYIKHSTKPIIAETYTKILFYTIKYFIFRELDRFLHGRRKHINYRLGTKSLYEKVCDYKYKDDDKKEKYLIDTISDNKKYEPEYIFFHYKYSDIVLSNCYKSINNDLDRIIFNMYYYQHLSIYSIAKKLNISKSNVHRRVQKYDSYLKDNEVSTNRLCTSGVIRVFNNRQLSKMK; the protein is encoded by the coding sequence ATGACATTACAAGAAAAAAAACAATATGATTTTAATATAATTAAAGAATGGAAAAAGATAACTAATGAAGAAGAAAGTATAATAATGCGAAATAAAATATTGATTAATTTGAAATTGTTAGTGTATAAAGTAGTTAATAGTTTATATTATATAAAATCTTTTGAAAAAGAAGAGTTAATTAACATTGGTTTTATGGGACTTATAAAAGGTTTGAATTATATAAAACATAGTACAAAACCTATTATAGCAGAAACTTATACAAAGATTTTATTTTATACTATAAAATATTTTATTTTTAGAGAATTAGACAGATTTTTACATGGCAGAAGAAAACATATAAATTATAGATTAGGTACTAAATCGCTTTATGAAAAAGTATGCGATTATAAATATAAAGATGATGATAAAAAAGAAAAATATTTAATTGATACAATATCAGACAATAAAAAGTATGAGCCTGAATATATATTTTTTCATTATAAATATTCTGATATAGTTTTATCTAATTGTTATAAATCAATAAATAATGATTTAGACAGAATTATATTTAATATGTATTACTATCAGCATTTAAGTATTTATTCAATAGCTAAAAAATTAAATATAAGTAAATCTAATGTACATAGACGAGTACAAAAATATGATAGTTATTTAAAAGATAATGAAGTATCTACTAATAGACTATGTACATCTGGAGTAATTAGAGTATTCAATAATAGACAATTATCAAAAATGAAGTAG